In a genomic window of Acidimicrobiales bacterium:
- the crcB gene encoding fluoride efflux transporter CrcB produces MRIAMVAAAGALGTVVRYAVGVRVGVQSFPWATLAVNTVGSFALGVVLVAGPSRWPRDLVVAVSVGFLGGFTTFSTFGYESQTLLREGRAAASAAYVVGSVCAGVAAAALGYTAGGSLRR; encoded by the coding sequence ATGCGAATCGCCATGGTCGCCGCCGCCGGAGCGTTGGGCACCGTCGTGCGGTATGCCGTCGGGGTGCGGGTGGGCGTCCAGTCGTTCCCGTGGGCGACCTTGGCCGTCAACACCGTGGGTTCCTTCGCCCTCGGCGTGGTGCTGGTGGCCGGGCCGTCGCGATGGCCACGTGACCTCGTGGTCGCCGTCAGCGTGGGGTTCCTGGGCGGGTTCACCACGTTCTCGACCTTCGGCTACGAGTCGCAGACGCTGCTGCGCGAGGGGCGGGCGGCAGCGTCGGCCGCCTACGTGGTGGGCTCGGTGTGCGCCGGGGTGGCCGCCGCCGCGCTGGGCTACACGGCGGGGGGCAGCTTGCGCCGTTGA
- a CDS encoding ATP-binding SpoIIE family protein phosphatase codes for MGVHGAETGDPVLEGRSVVTHARALAVQRAVEAGRADVADDLALVASELVTNALFHGGGCRGIEFAAVADGVRIEVRDHTTAPPVFGHASETSLTGRGVRLVAGLSARWGVDLEPGGKVVWAEVTGEVHDGTGVDEQALLAMWGDDEWDVDQPRRFHVELGDVPTDLLLAAKSHVDNIVREFALASGGADSGVTAELPQHLSTLLDAVDRFAETRLAVKHHALDAVHRGEQMTRLALDLPASAADAAEEYLSALDEVDVYCRAMRMLTLETPPQHRLFRHWYVSELVTQLRAAAAGQEPPPPQPFERRILTELDRLVTAHRASDRAARLYSVAAALATADTPEAVAAAVLGEGVAALGAAGGGILLATDADKLAVPGAVGYDEKVLERLRNESRDAELPAAVALRTGAAVWLESRAERDSRFPELADLEARTVSLCAVPLEVQGRRLGAIRFSFNKPRLFGEDERRFVLTLAAQAAQALDRTQLQNARFDASRRLQRSLLPRTLPDIPGVGLAAIYHPFGDGMEVGGDFYDVWPIGAGRWALAIGDATGTGPEAAALTALVRNTLRTLTMTESEPGAIVRRLNSVLVAASEPDEERFCTAMFGVLDTNEGVELVLAGGGHPPLFVRRAGGAVEIVPVGGALLGAFAEPEVDTARVSLVPGDTAVLLTDGVLEARRDGVLFDTDGVVRVLSDELGDAHTVGVALQEAVLAHTDGQLSDDMAAVVVNVVG; via the coding sequence ATGGGTGTCCACGGAGCCGAGACCGGCGACCCCGTGCTCGAAGGGCGCAGCGTTGTCACGCACGCACGAGCGCTCGCCGTGCAACGCGCCGTCGAAGCGGGGCGGGCCGACGTGGCCGACGACCTCGCCCTCGTGGCCAGCGAGCTGGTGACCAACGCCCTGTTCCACGGCGGTGGCTGCCGGGGCATCGAGTTCGCCGCCGTGGCCGACGGCGTGCGCATCGAGGTGCGCGACCACACGACGGCGCCTCCCGTGTTCGGCCATGCGTCGGAAACGTCACTGACGGGACGCGGCGTACGCCTCGTGGCCGGCCTGTCGGCCCGCTGGGGCGTCGACCTCGAACCGGGCGGCAAGGTGGTCTGGGCCGAGGTGACGGGGGAGGTGCACGACGGCACCGGCGTCGACGAACAGGCGTTGTTGGCCATGTGGGGCGACGACGAGTGGGACGTGGACCAGCCCCGCCGCTTCCACGTCGAGTTGGGCGACGTGCCTACCGACCTCCTGCTGGCGGCCAAGTCGCACGTCGACAACATCGTGCGGGAGTTCGCCCTGGCGTCGGGCGGTGCCGACTCCGGCGTCACCGCCGAGCTGCCGCAGCACCTGAGCACCCTTCTCGATGCTGTCGATCGTTTCGCCGAAACCCGCCTCGCCGTGAAGCACCATGCGCTCGACGCCGTGCATCGAGGCGAACAGATGACGCGCCTCGCCCTCGACCTCCCTGCCTCGGCGGCCGACGCGGCCGAGGAGTACCTCTCGGCCCTCGACGAGGTCGATGTCTATTGCCGGGCCATGCGCATGCTCACCCTGGAGACGCCTCCGCAGCACCGCCTGTTCCGTCATTGGTACGTGAGCGAACTGGTCACGCAGCTGCGGGCTGCAGCCGCCGGACAAGAGCCGCCGCCCCCGCAGCCGTTCGAGCGTCGCATCCTCACCGAGCTCGACCGGTTGGTGACCGCCCACCGCGCCTCCGACCGGGCGGCGCGCCTCTACTCGGTAGCCGCCGCGCTGGCCACGGCCGACACGCCTGAAGCGGTAGCCGCCGCCGTGCTCGGCGAGGGCGTTGCTGCGCTCGGCGCGGCGGGTGGCGGCATCCTGCTGGCCACCGACGCCGACAAGCTCGCGGTGCCCGGTGCCGTCGGGTACGACGAGAAGGTGTTGGAACGACTGCGCAACGAATCCCGTGACGCCGAGCTCCCCGCCGCCGTCGCCCTGCGCACGGGCGCGGCGGTGTGGCTGGAGTCCCGCGCCGAACGCGACAGCCGCTTCCCGGAACTGGCCGACCTGGAAGCGCGCACGGTGTCGCTGTGCGCAGTGCCCCTCGAAGTGCAGGGCCGCCGCCTCGGCGCCATCCGCTTCAGCTTCAACAAGCCCCGCTTGTTCGGCGAGGACGAGCGGCGCTTCGTGCTCACGTTGGCGGCCCAGGCGGCGCAGGCACTGGACCGCACCCAGCTCCAGAACGCCCGGTTCGACGCCAGTCGCCGGCTCCAGCGCAGCCTGCTGCCTCGCACCTTGCCCGACATCCCGGGCGTCGGCCTGGCCGCCATCTACCACCCGTTCGGCGACGGCATGGAAGTGGGCGGCGACTTCTACGACGTGTGGCCCATCGGGGCGGGGCGCTGGGCCCTCGCCATAGGCGACGCCACCGGCACGGGCCCTGAGGCCGCCGCCCTCACGGCCTTGGTGCGCAACACCTTGCGCACGCTGACGATGACGGAGTCCGAACCAGGCGCCATCGTGCGCAGGCTCAACAGCGTGTTGGTGGCTGCCTCCGAGCCCGACGAGGAACGGTTCTGCACGGCGATGTTCGGCGTGCTCGACACCAACGAGGGCGTCGAGCTGGTGCTCGCCGGCGGTGGGCACCCGCCCTTGTTCGTCCGCCGGGCCGGGGGCGCCGTTGAGATCGTGCCCGTCGGCGGCGCACTGTTGGGCGCCTTTGCCGAGCCCGAGGTCGACACGGCCCGCGTCTCGCTGGTGCCCGGCGACACCGCCGTGCTCCTGACCGACGGGGTGCTGGAGGCCCGCCGAGACGGCGTGTTGTTCGACACCGACGGCGTGGTGCGGGTGCTGAGCGACGAGCTCGGCGACGCCCACACCGTCGGCGTCGCGCTGCAGGAGGCGGTCCTGGCCCACACCGACGGGCAGTTGAGCGACGACATGGCTGCCGTCGTCGTCAACGTCGTCGGCTGA
- a CDS encoding rhodanese-like domain-containing protein: MPKSAAELVAEAKQRIENLNPDQVEQEMAAGAVVVDLREPEELEANGRIPGAVHVPRGMLEFRADPTSSYHLAPLDPSARVIVHCAAGGRSALAAAALADMGYERVAHLDGGMAAWREAGKPVE, encoded by the coding sequence ATGCCCAAGTCCGCCGCAGAACTCGTCGCAGAGGCCAAGCAGCGCATCGAGAACTTGAACCCCGACCAGGTCGAGCAGGAGATGGCGGCCGGGGCTGTCGTCGTCGACCTGCGGGAACCCGAGGAGCTGGAGGCCAACGGCCGCATCCCCGGTGCGGTGCATGTCCCTCGCGGCATGCTCGAGTTCCGGGCCGACCCCACCAGCTCGTACCACCTGGCGCCTCTCGACCCCTCGGCCCGCGTCATCGTCCATTGCGCAGCGGGCGGGCGTTCGGCCCTTGCCGCCGCGGCCTTGGCCGACATGGGCTACGAGCGAGTTGCCCACCTCGACGGTGGCATGGCCGCATGGCGCGAGGCGGGCAAGCCCGTCGAGTAA
- a CDS encoding DUF222 domain-containing protein, giving the protein MIGALREAVEAPDVPLDGDALAEVLKLVDLLNAKVSRVIGEFDAEALWELDGATSMTAWLRHHAGMTASTAKSTASTAKKLRSLPLTAECWLSGSLSGGQVQAIVRNATPEFAEHEAAVVPVLVDLSVADTTLAMQQWKAMLDIEPTFDHGVHLSQTLDGQWELTGSLDSLGGETVATALRLAMVDDPDVLPSQRRADALVDVCRFFLDHQSGRRGGRHRPHLNAVVDYDALLAGKGGSFVGGGLLDGASVQALACDAAIHRVVTDGRSTILDYGTSTRTIPAPLWSALVLRDRHCRFEGCDRPSQWCEAHHVVPWHDGGTTSLDNLVLKCSRHHHMGHQPGWSEKLEPDGTLVVTDPRGRTRTTRPPGSLPIAA; this is encoded by the coding sequence GTGATCGGCGCACTACGGGAAGCGGTCGAAGCACCGGATGTTCCCCTCGACGGCGACGCCTTGGCCGAGGTGTTGAAGCTGGTCGACCTGCTGAACGCCAAGGTGTCGCGGGTGATCGGCGAGTTCGACGCCGAGGCCCTGTGGGAGCTCGACGGCGCCACCTCGATGACGGCCTGGCTGCGGCACCACGCAGGCATGACGGCGAGTACTGCTAAGTCGACGGCTTCGACGGCAAAGAAGCTCCGGTCGTTGCCGCTGACCGCGGAATGCTGGTTGTCGGGCAGCCTGTCCGGCGGACAGGTGCAGGCCATAGTGCGCAACGCCACGCCGGAGTTCGCCGAGCACGAGGCGGCGGTCGTCCCGGTGTTGGTGGATCTGTCGGTGGCCGACACCACGCTGGCCATGCAGCAGTGGAAAGCGATGCTCGACATCGAGCCGACGTTCGACCACGGCGTGCACCTGTCACAGACGTTGGACGGCCAATGGGAACTGACGGGATCACTCGACTCGCTCGGCGGCGAGACGGTGGCCACCGCATTGCGGTTGGCGATGGTCGACGACCCCGACGTGCTGCCGTCGCAGCGCCGGGCTGACGCGCTGGTCGACGTGTGCCGGTTCTTCCTCGACCACCAGAGCGGTCGGCGGGGTGGCAGGCACCGCCCGCACCTGAACGCGGTCGTCGACTACGACGCCCTGCTCGCCGGCAAGGGCGGCAGCTTCGTCGGCGGTGGCCTGCTCGACGGTGCGTCGGTCCAGGCGCTGGCGTGCGACGCAGCGATCCACCGAGTGGTGACGGACGGCCGCAGCACGATCCTCGACTACGGCACGTCCACCAGGACCATCCCGGCCCCGCTGTGGTCGGCGTTGGTGCTGCGGGATCGGCACTGCCGGTTCGAGGGCTGCGACCGCCCGTCGCAGTGGTGCGAGGCGCACCACGTGGTGCCCTGGCACGACGGCGGTACGACGAGCCTCGACAACCTGGTGCTCAAGTGCAGCAGGCACCACCACATGGGCCACCAACCGGGGTGGTCCGAGAAGCTCGAACCGGATGGCACCTTGGTGGTCACCGACCCAAGGGGCCGCACGAGAACCACCCGACCACCCGGCAGTCTGCCGATCGCTGCCTGA
- a CDS encoding sterol desaturase family protein: protein MLSTPARPGVRTAANVVVSVALAAVGIRTAPELLVGLAVAAALGMSCEVLAPLHEGARSRRAYAVDLTHALADRSMIVPLVAVALGVVGPAVEAAVPGSARDALAALPWLALVGVTLVVTDFTNYLAHRALHRVQFLWAFHAVHHSSERLDWLATSRAHPIDLAVNIVAVTLPTYALGQVELAPWLVTFFFVHPFVMHANARLRMRSVGAVLVTPAFHHWHHAAAGEAHDRNFGTFLSLWDHLFGTALDHDEFPEEYGIGTRDLEATDYLGHLALPFRTARLG, encoded by the coding sequence TTGTTGTCGACTCCGGCCCGCCCTGGGGTGCGCACAGCGGCCAACGTCGTCGTATCGGTGGCGTTGGCCGCCGTCGGCATCCGCACGGCCCCCGAACTGCTCGTGGGCCTGGCGGTGGCCGCCGCCTTGGGTATGTCGTGCGAGGTGCTGGCCCCGCTCCACGAGGGCGCACGCTCACGCCGGGCCTATGCCGTCGACCTCACGCACGCCCTGGCCGACCGCAGCATGATCGTGCCGCTGGTGGCCGTGGCCTTGGGCGTGGTCGGCCCGGCGGTGGAAGCGGCGGTGCCCGGCTCCGCTCGCGATGCCCTCGCCGCCCTGCCGTGGCTGGCGCTGGTGGGCGTGACGCTGGTCGTCACCGACTTCACCAACTACCTGGCCCATCGGGCCCTGCACCGGGTGCAGTTCCTGTGGGCGTTCCATGCCGTGCACCACTCCAGCGAGCGCCTCGACTGGCTGGCCACGTCACGGGCGCACCCGATCGACCTGGCCGTGAACATCGTGGCCGTCACGCTGCCCACCTATGCCCTGGGCCAAGTGGAACTGGCGCCCTGGCTCGTCACCTTCTTTTTCGTGCACCCGTTCGTGATGCACGCCAACGCCCGGCTCCGCATGCGCTCGGTGGGCGCCGTGCTCGTCACGCCCGCCTTCCACCACTGGCACCACGCGGCCGCGGGCGAGGCCCACGATCGCAACTTCGGCACGTTCCTGTCGCTCTGGGACCACCTGTTCGGCACCGCACTCGACCACGACGAGTTCCCCGAGGAGTACGGCATCGGCACCCGCGACCTGGAGGCCACCGACTACCTCGGCCACCTCGCCCTCCCCTTCCGAACCGCCCGCCTGGGCTGA
- a CDS encoding cytochrome P450, whose amino-acid sequence MSTVEATFNPFDPEFAQDPYPQWRLLREHDPVHETPFGIWTLLRYEDVHRFVRDPALSVEDRHATPGMLDAVAREALGDRYDEMQQRGTHAMLNLDPPDHTRLRRLVSKAFTPRVVEQLRPRIQQLVDDALDQAAGAGELELIGDLAFPLPFAVISDMLGMPETDADQLREWSGTLVRTLEPLANPDLIRAIASAGEHMRNFTAEVIAWKRDNPGDDLLTALIATEHDGDVLSDEELVEQVMLLYIAGHETTVNLIGNGMLALLRNRDQLDLLRNDASLEANAVEELLRYDPPVQMTRRITLGDVEVGGKAIAAGTFVVCVIASANRDAEQWGADAETLDITREGANNHLAFGGGVHYCLGAALARLEGRVAIGTLLRRFDDIELAGDPVWSGRINLRGLDRLPLAVR is encoded by the coding sequence ATGAGCACGGTCGAGGCGACATTCAACCCGTTCGACCCGGAGTTCGCCCAGGACCCGTACCCGCAGTGGCGCCTCCTGCGCGAGCACGACCCGGTACACGAGACGCCCTTCGGCATCTGGACGCTCTTGCGCTACGAAGACGTGCACCGCTTTGTGCGCGACCCCGCCCTCAGCGTCGAGGACCGCCACGCCACGCCCGGCATGCTCGACGCCGTGGCCCGGGAGGCGCTCGGCGACCGCTACGACGAGATGCAGCAGCGCGGCACCCACGCCATGCTCAACCTCGACCCGCCCGACCACACCCGCCTGCGCCGCCTCGTCAGCAAGGCGTTCACGCCCCGGGTCGTCGAGCAGCTGCGCCCCCGCATCCAGCAACTCGTCGACGACGCCCTCGACCAGGCGGCCGGAGCGGGCGAGCTCGAACTCATCGGCGACCTCGCCTTCCCGCTGCCGTTCGCCGTCATCAGCGACATGCTCGGCATGCCCGAGACCGACGCCGATCAGTTGCGGGAATGGTCGGGCACGCTCGTGCGCACGCTCGAACCGTTGGCCAACCCCGACCTCATCCGGGCCATCGCCAGCGCGGGCGAGCACATGCGCAACTTCACCGCGGAGGTCATCGCCTGGAAGCGCGACAACCCGGGCGACGACCTGCTGACCGCGCTCATCGCCACCGAGCACGACGGCGACGTGCTGTCCGACGAGGAGCTGGTCGAGCAGGTGATGCTGCTCTACATCGCGGGCCACGAGACGACCGTGAACCTCATCGGCAACGGCATGCTCGCCTTGCTGCGCAACCGCGACCAGCTCGACCTCCTGCGCAACGATGCCAGCCTGGAAGCCAACGCAGTGGAAGAGCTGCTGCGTTACGACCCACCCGTGCAGATGACCCGGCGCATCACCCTCGGCGACGTGGAGGTCGGCGGCAAGGCCATCGCGGCAGGGACCTTCGTGGTGTGCGTGATCGCCTCGGCCAACCGCGACGCCGAGCAGTGGGGCGCCGACGCCGAGACGCTCGACATCACCCGCGAGGGTGCCAACAACCACTTGGCCTTCGGCGGCGGCGTGCACTACTGCCTCGGCGCCGCGCTGGCCCGCCTCGAAGGACGCGTGGCCATCGGCACGTTGTTGCGCCGGTTCGACGACATCGAGCTGGCGGGGGACCCGGTGTGGAGCGGGCGCATCAACCTGCGCGGGCTCGACCGCCTGCCCCTGGCCGTTCGCTGA
- the rsgA gene encoding ribosome small subunit-dependent GTPase A, whose translation MQALFAAAEHPRAAPGRVVAVERGWCRLATLDGEQFLPFPGTAVGDWVVLDGDAVVEVLPRWSSLGRLDPDGGRQVLAANVDLVLITAPGDRLSSTRVERELVIAWDSGAQPVVVLTKLDVAPPDTVADMAGRLGPVDLVATSAVAGQGLDELRALLRHPVTAVFLGPSGAGKSTLVNALLGEERLAVGAVREDDHRGRHTTTSRQLVPLPSGGSLIDMPGLRSLGTDASDDAVAATFPDIEALAGQCRFSDCTHEVEPDCAVAAAVASGDLHPARLASYRKLVRETTAERLRADPVARKEVTKVWKVHTKAQRRLYRDREE comes from the coding sequence GTGCAAGCGCTCTTCGCCGCTGCCGAGCACCCCCGTGCCGCGCCTGGCCGTGTCGTCGCCGTGGAGCGGGGTTGGTGTCGCCTCGCCACCCTCGACGGCGAGCAGTTCCTGCCCTTCCCCGGCACCGCAGTTGGCGACTGGGTGGTGCTCGACGGCGATGCCGTCGTGGAGGTCTTGCCTCGTTGGTCGTCGCTCGGTCGCCTCGACCCCGACGGCGGACGCCAAGTGCTGGCCGCCAACGTCGACCTCGTGCTGATCACCGCACCGGGCGACCGCCTGTCGTCCACGCGCGTCGAACGCGAACTGGTCATCGCCTGGGACAGCGGCGCCCAGCCCGTCGTGGTGCTGACCAAGCTCGACGTGGCTCCGCCTGACACCGTGGCCGACATGGCGGGCCGCCTGGGCCCCGTCGACCTCGTGGCCACCAGTGCCGTCGCCGGACAAGGGCTCGACGAGTTGCGAGCGCTGCTGCGCCACCCGGTGACGGCGGTGTTCCTCGGCCCGTCCGGCGCGGGCAAGTCGACGTTGGTCAACGCCCTGCTGGGCGAGGAACGCCTGGCCGTGGGCGCCGTGCGCGAGGACGACCACCGCGGCCGTCACACCACCACGTCACGCCAGTTGGTGCCGCTGCCCAGCGGGGGCTCGCTCATCGACATGCCCGGCCTGCGCAGCCTGGGCACCGACGCGAGCGACGATGCCGTGGCGGCCACGTTCCCCGACATCGAAGCCCTCGCGGGCCAATGCCGGTTCTCCGACTGCACCCACGAGGTCGAACCCGACTGCGCGGTGGCTGCCGCTGTGGCGAGCGGCGACCTCCATCCGGCCCGGCTGGCCAGCTACCGCAAGCTCGTGCGAGAGACGACGGCCGAGCGCCTGCGGGCCGACCCGGTGGCTCGCAAGGAAGTCACCAAGGTGTGGAAGGTGCACACCAAGGCCCAGCGCCGCCTGTACCGCGACCGGGAGGAGTAG
- a CDS encoding glycosyltransferase family 2 protein: MAAPESTQHRVSAVVLAYNRRDAVAEVLGHLDKLPAVDEVLVVDNGSEDDTAALVSSWGGKVRLVDAGGNSGIAGRNLGGREATGDLVVFLDDDSYPLPGAVETLTALFDRVPRLAVAGGLVRDVDPDKRVVLDTQVGTFDWWLRGGAKGDPPPEGFPAFFFPEGACMVRRAAFLEVGGFYEPFFFASVEVDLTTRLLARGWDVRYLPTAPFDHMKVGTGRKPVHDVLALRVRNQLWYFWRHFPTGLAVRRMVAYAAFDLFNVVHRGAVGSWGRGVLDAWRTRDLVRGDRNPLPRDLLRRAEGRRGRMHAQLLAIRIRERMARRSG, from the coding sequence ATGGCGGCCCCCGAATCGACGCAGCATCGCGTCAGCGCCGTCGTGCTCGCCTACAACCGCCGTGACGCGGTGGCCGAAGTGCTGGGCCACCTCGACAAGCTCCCCGCGGTCGACGAGGTGCTCGTGGTCGACAACGGGTCAGAGGACGACACCGCCGCGCTGGTGTCGTCGTGGGGCGGCAAGGTGCGGCTGGTCGACGCGGGGGGCAACTCCGGCATCGCCGGGCGCAACCTCGGTGGGCGAGAGGCCACCGGCGACCTCGTCGTGTTCCTCGATGACGACTCCTACCCGCTGCCCGGTGCGGTGGAGACGCTCACGGCCTTGTTCGACCGCGTGCCCCGCTTGGCGGTGGCGGGCGGGCTGGTGCGCGACGTCGACCCCGACAAGCGCGTCGTGCTCGACACCCAGGTCGGCACCTTCGACTGGTGGCTGCGGGGCGGTGCCAAGGGGGATCCGCCGCCGGAGGGCTTTCCCGCCTTCTTCTTTCCCGAGGGTGCCTGCATGGTGCGCCGCGCCGCCTTCCTCGAGGTCGGCGGCTTTTACGAGCCGTTCTTCTTTGCCTCGGTCGAAGTCGACCTCACCACCCGCCTGCTGGCTCGCGGCTGGGACGTTCGGTACCTGCCCACTGCGCCGTTCGACCACATGAAGGTGGGCACTGGACGCAAGCCGGTGCACGACGTGCTGGCACTGCGGGTGCGCAACCAGCTCTGGTATTTCTGGCGCCACTTCCCGACCGGCTTGGCCGTGCGGCGCATGGTTGCCTATGCCGCCTTCGACCTTTTCAACGTCGTGCACAGGGGCGCCGTGGGGTCGTGGGGGCGTGGCGTGCTCGACGCCTGGCGCACGCGCGACCTCGTACGCGGTGACCGCAACCCGTTGCCCCGTGATCTGCTGCGGCGGGCCGAAGGCAGGCGAGGGCGCATGCACGCCCAACTGCTGGCCATCCGCATCCGGGAGCGAATGGCGCGCCGTTCCGGCTGA
- a CDS encoding class I SAM-dependent methyltransferase, producing the protein MEAIPEPARVGFGAGADAYARGRPSYPAEAVAWIASCCGIGPGRTVLDLAAGTGIFTDLLTATGADVVAVEPVASMRAKIGGARVLDGTAEAIPLDDASVDAVTVAQAFHWFRRDEALAEIARVLRPGGGLALVWNRRDESEPWVDRMSEVIGWRAHQISEYDRVDWRAVLDAFGAFGEVEHRSFAWEHEIDRDGLAERVRSVSYVAAMEEVEREALVAQVLELVREFPDRFALPYNTLAWCTTRC; encoded by the coding sequence ATGGAGGCCATCCCCGAGCCCGCCCGAGTGGGCTTCGGTGCGGGCGCCGATGCCTACGCCCGAGGGCGCCCGTCGTACCCGGCCGAGGCCGTCGCATGGATCGCCTCGTGCTGTGGGATCGGCCCCGGTCGCACCGTGCTCGACCTGGCCGCCGGGACCGGCATCTTCACCGACCTGCTCACGGCGACGGGCGCGGATGTCGTCGCCGTGGAACCGGTGGCGTCGATGCGGGCCAAGATCGGAGGAGCCCGAGTGCTCGACGGCACGGCCGAAGCCATCCCGCTCGACGACGCATCGGTCGACGCTGTGACCGTGGCCCAGGCCTTCCACTGGTTCCGGCGCGACGAGGCCCTGGCCGAGATCGCCCGGGTGCTGCGGCCCGGCGGCGGCCTGGCCCTGGTGTGGAACCGTCGAGACGAGAGCGAGCCGTGGGTCGACCGCATGTCGGAGGTCATCGGTTGGCGGGCGCATCAGATCTCCGAATACGACCGGGTCGACTGGCGAGCCGTGCTCGATGCATTCGGCGCCTTCGGCGAGGTCGAACACCGCTCGTTCGCGTGGGAGCACGAGATCGACCGCGACGGCCTGGCCGAACGGGTGCGGTCGGTGAGCTACGTCGCGGCCATGGAGGAAGTCGAACGTGAGGCGCTCGTGGCCCAAGTGCTCGAGCTCGTGCGCGAGTTCCCTGACCGTTTCGCCCTCCCGTACAACACGTTGGCCTGGTGCACGACCCGTTGCTGA